A window from Streptomonospora salina encodes these proteins:
- a CDS encoding GlxA family transcriptional regulator, whose product MSAFLYPGRHRIAVLVRQGLLPMELSIVHQLFAQARTADEERLYEVVTCAVAAGDVRTTADFAVSVSHGPEALAEADTVVVPASDEDYEPRADGRLSEPLLAALAHIPAHARIASICTGAFVLAGAGLLDRRRATTHWNSAARFRRLYPTIELDPNVLYVDEGAVLTAAGEASGIDLCLYMIRKDHGITVANDVARSAVVPAHRDGGQAQFIRSAPPEPQRSATGRARAWALSYLDQTLTLCDLAAQESMSVRTFTRRFRDEVGVSPLQWLTQQRVERARRLLEETDLPVDRVAEESGFGTTASLRQHLQAQLGMSPSAYRSTFRPSCT is encoded by the coding sequence ATGAGCGCTTTCCTGTACCCCGGTCGGCACCGGATCGCCGTCCTGGTCCGCCAGGGCCTGCTGCCGATGGAGCTGAGCATCGTCCACCAACTCTTCGCGCAAGCGAGGACCGCCGACGAAGAGCGGTTGTATGAGGTGGTGACGTGCGCAGTCGCTGCCGGCGATGTGCGTACGACCGCCGATTTCGCCGTGTCCGTCTCCCATGGGCCGGAGGCTCTCGCCGAGGCCGACACCGTGGTCGTGCCGGCGTCCGACGAGGACTACGAGCCCCGCGCCGACGGACGACTGTCCGAGCCACTGCTTGCGGCACTGGCGCACATACCCGCCCACGCCCGCATCGCTTCGATCTGTACAGGCGCGTTCGTTCTTGCGGGGGCGGGGCTGCTCGACCGCCGAAGGGCAACCACGCATTGGAACTCGGCTGCGCGGTTCCGGCGCCTGTATCCGACGATCGAGCTCGATCCCAATGTGCTCTACGTCGACGAAGGTGCTGTGTTGACCGCTGCCGGGGAGGCGTCCGGGATCGATCTGTGCTTGTATATGATCCGCAAGGATCACGGGATCACTGTGGCTAACGACGTGGCTCGCAGCGCTGTTGTGCCTGCCCACCGCGATGGCGGCCAGGCACAGTTCATCAGGTCCGCCCCTCCCGAACCGCAACGCTCGGCCACCGGCCGTGCGCGCGCCTGGGCGCTGTCCTATCTCGACCAAACGCTGACCCTGTGCGACCTTGCAGCCCAGGAGTCGATGAGCGTCCGCACCTTCACCCGCCGCTTTCGGGACGAGGTGGGAGTGTCACCGCTGCAATGGCTGACCCAGCAGCGCGTCGAACGAGCCCGGAGGCTGCTGGAGGAAACAGACCTTCCCGTCGATCGGGTGGCCGAAGAATCCGGATTCGGAACCACAGCCTCTCTGCGCCAGCATCTACAGGCGCAACTGGGTATGTCGCCCAGCGCGTATCGGAGTACGTTCCGCCCTTCGTGCACATAG
- a CDS encoding ATP-binding protein → MFSRIAIVNRGEAAMRLVHAVRDLAAETGTPIETVALHTDVDRAAAFVREADRTYELGAAADRPYLDTAVLERALVDTGADAAWVGWGFVAEDPAFAELCDKVGVTFIGPSAEAMRKLGDKIGAKLLAEEVGVPVAPWSRGPVETLDGAREAAQRIGYPLMLKAAAGGGGRGIRVITGPDELDDAYERTRQEAERAFGSGVVFLERLVTGARHVEVQVIADGQGTAWALGVRDCSVQRRNQKIIEESASPVLTPDQTAELKTSAERLAVAVDYRGAATVEFLYHPGEQLFAFLEVNTRLQVEHPITESTTGFDLVKAQLHVASGGTLEGDPPAERGHAVEARLNAEDPDRDFAPCPGRIAHLDLPAGPGIRVDTGVGEGDTIPTDFDSMIAKVIAYGRDRDEALGRLRRAMAHTTVVIEGGATNKSFVLDLLGRPEVVGATADTGWIDRVRAEGGLVSDRHSGVALAAAAVESYEEEERVERQRLLSTAFGGRPQVRHESGRPLDLKLRGVGYRVRVARVGAHRFRVGVETGPDVRTADVVIDRFDRHTGHISVNGARYRLLIGTHGPTHLVEVDGVTHRVSRDEGGVIRSPAPALVVATPLQPGAEVEAGAPVLVLESMKMETVLRAPFTARLKESVVSIGSQVAAGAPLLRLEPLGDADTAGDAPEAPVDLDLPAASADVPLHERLARGREELRSLLLGYDLDPHDQRRVLEDYLAARPEGTADGHRALEEELGLVEVFADLAELSRNRPAGEDGGADTRVHSPREHFHTYLQSLDVDRAGLPQAFVTKLATALGHYGVTDVERTPELEAAVFRIFLAQQRASSDAGAVTALLRAWLTEPPPDQHLREPAGRVLEHLISATQVRFPAVADLARGVVFAWFGQPLLRRNRARVYAGVRKHLRHLDAHPDAPDRDERIAEMVASTEPLVRLLGRRLARDNRDNTVMLEVLTRRYYGNKGLADVRTRTAADCTFTVARRADSSVASAAVSFTDLSQALRGLAELAGDESAVDADIYLAWEHQPDDSEDMAQALADALARHPLPAGVRRLTATVAGRSGAVMHHHFTFRPSGTGMAEDRLIRGLHPYIAQRMQMERLRHFDLTRLPSADEEVYLFQAAARETPSDERLVAFTQVRDLTELRENDGRLVALPTAENAVAACLDAIRRARSRRPAKKRFDTNRIVVYVWPPAEITRTELQTIADRVLPTTAGAGLEEILVIARWRDPATGELTKTSVRVTFDATGHTELTVGPPPTDPVQPLDDYRQKVLRAARRNTVYPYELTGLLGDFTEHDLDDDNALAPVDRPKGRNSAAIVAGVVTTPTRRHRQGVTRVVLLGDPTKSLGALSEPECRRVIAALDLAERMGVPLEWYALSAGARISMESGTENMDWVAAALKRIVEFTQDGGEINVVVAGINVGAQPYWNAEATMLMHTKGVLVMTPDSAMVLTGKQSLDFSGGVSAEDNFGIGGYDRVMGPNGQAQYWAPDLAGARDVLMHHYDHTYVAPGESAPRRSATSDPADRDVCAFPHAVEGSDFTTVGEIFSADANPERKKPFDIRTVMRAVSDQDHPVLERWANMADAETAAVQDAHMGGMPVCLLGIESRSVPRGGFPPTDGPDAYTAGTLFPRSSKKAARAINAASGNRPLVVLANLSGFDGSPESMRKLQLEYGAEIGRAIVNFDGPIVFCVISRYHGGAFVVFSKALNPDMTVLAVEGSYASVLGGAPAAAVVFSGEVDSRTAADDRMRELEARAEAASGADRAALTAELDELRSSVRAEKLGEVAAEFDGVHDVHRAVEMGSVDAVVEAADLRPRIIEAIEAGQG, encoded by the coding sequence GTGTTCAGCCGTATCGCCATCGTCAACCGCGGTGAAGCCGCCATGCGGCTCGTCCACGCCGTCCGCGACCTGGCCGCCGAAACCGGGACGCCGATCGAGACGGTGGCCCTGCACACCGACGTCGACCGCGCCGCCGCCTTCGTCCGCGAAGCCGACCGCACCTACGAGCTCGGCGCCGCCGCCGACCGCCCCTACCTGGACACGGCGGTACTGGAGCGCGCACTCGTGGACACCGGCGCCGACGCCGCATGGGTGGGCTGGGGCTTCGTCGCCGAGGACCCCGCGTTCGCGGAACTGTGCGACAAGGTCGGCGTCACCTTCATCGGCCCCAGTGCCGAGGCCATGCGCAAACTCGGCGACAAGATCGGCGCCAAACTCCTTGCCGAAGAGGTGGGCGTTCCGGTGGCGCCCTGGAGCCGCGGCCCCGTCGAAACCCTCGACGGCGCCCGCGAAGCGGCGCAGCGCATCGGCTACCCCCTGATGCTCAAAGCCGCCGCGGGCGGCGGCGGCCGCGGCATCCGCGTGATCACCGGACCGGACGAGCTCGACGACGCCTACGAACGCACCCGCCAGGAGGCCGAGCGCGCCTTCGGCAGCGGCGTGGTGTTCCTGGAGCGCCTGGTCACCGGCGCCCGCCACGTCGAAGTCCAGGTCATCGCCGACGGCCAGGGCACCGCCTGGGCGCTGGGCGTACGCGACTGCTCGGTGCAGCGCCGCAACCAGAAGATCATCGAGGAGTCGGCCTCCCCGGTGCTGACCCCCGACCAGACCGCCGAGCTCAAAACCTCCGCCGAACGCCTGGCCGTGGCCGTGGACTACCGCGGCGCCGCCACCGTAGAGTTCCTCTACCACCCCGGCGAGCAGCTGTTCGCGTTCCTGGAGGTCAACACCCGCCTTCAGGTCGAGCACCCCATCACCGAGTCCACCACCGGATTCGACCTGGTCAAGGCGCAACTGCACGTGGCCTCGGGCGGCACCCTGGAGGGCGATCCCCCGGCCGAGCGCGGCCACGCCGTCGAAGCCCGCCTCAACGCCGAGGACCCCGACCGCGACTTCGCGCCCTGCCCCGGCCGCATCGCCCACCTGGACCTGCCCGCCGGCCCCGGCATCCGCGTGGACACCGGTGTCGGCGAAGGCGACACCATCCCCACCGACTTCGACTCGATGATCGCCAAGGTCATCGCCTACGGCCGCGACCGCGACGAGGCTCTGGGCCGGCTGCGCCGGGCCATGGCCCACACCACCGTCGTCATCGAGGGCGGCGCCACCAACAAGAGCTTCGTTCTGGACCTGCTCGGCCGCCCCGAGGTCGTCGGCGCCACCGCCGACACCGGCTGGATCGACCGCGTGCGCGCCGAAGGCGGCCTGGTCTCCGACCGCCACTCCGGCGTGGCCCTGGCGGCCGCCGCCGTGGAGTCCTACGAAGAAGAGGAGCGCGTCGAGCGCCAGCGGCTGCTGTCGACCGCCTTCGGCGGCCGCCCGCAGGTGCGCCACGAAAGCGGCCGCCCGCTGGATCTCAAACTGCGCGGCGTGGGCTACCGGGTGCGCGTGGCGCGCGTAGGCGCCCACCGGTTCCGCGTCGGCGTCGAAACCGGACCCGACGTGCGCACCGCCGACGTCGTCATCGACCGCTTCGACCGCCACACCGGCCACATCAGCGTCAACGGCGCCCGCTACCGCCTGCTCATCGGCACCCACGGCCCCACCCACCTGGTCGAGGTCGACGGCGTCACCCACCGCGTCAGCCGCGACGAAGGCGGCGTGATCCGCTCGCCCGCACCCGCCCTCGTTGTGGCCACACCGCTGCAGCCCGGCGCCGAGGTCGAAGCGGGCGCACCCGTGCTGGTGCTGGAGAGCATGAAGATGGAGACGGTGCTGCGTGCGCCGTTCACAGCCCGGCTGAAGGAAAGCGTCGTGTCCATCGGCAGCCAGGTCGCCGCCGGCGCGCCGCTGCTGCGGCTGGAGCCGCTGGGCGACGCCGACACCGCTGGCGACGCCCCCGAAGCCCCGGTGGATCTGGACCTGCCCGCCGCGTCGGCGGACGTGCCGCTGCACGAGCGCCTGGCCCGCGGCCGGGAGGAACTGCGCAGCCTGCTGCTGGGATACGACCTGGACCCCCACGACCAGCGCAGAGTGCTGGAGGACTACCTGGCCGCCCGCCCGGAGGGAACCGCCGACGGCCACCGCGCGCTGGAAGAGGAGCTGGGTCTGGTCGAGGTCTTCGCCGACCTCGCCGAACTGAGCCGCAACCGCCCCGCCGGCGAGGACGGCGGCGCCGACACCCGGGTGCACAGCCCCCGCGAGCACTTCCACACCTACCTGCAGAGCCTCGACGTCGACCGGGCCGGGCTTCCGCAGGCGTTTGTGACCAAGCTCGCCACGGCCCTGGGCCACTACGGCGTCACCGACGTGGAACGCACCCCGGAACTGGAAGCCGCGGTCTTTCGGATCTTCCTCGCCCAGCAGCGCGCCTCCTCCGACGCCGGAGCCGTGACCGCGCTGCTGCGCGCCTGGCTGACCGAACCGCCGCCCGACCAACACCTGCGCGAACCCGCCGGGCGCGTGCTGGAACACCTGATCTCGGCCACCCAGGTGCGCTTCCCCGCCGTCGCCGACCTGGCACGCGGCGTCGTGTTCGCCTGGTTCGGCCAGCCGCTGCTGCGCCGCAACCGCGCCCGCGTCTACGCCGGCGTCCGCAAGCACCTGCGCCACCTGGACGCCCACCCCGACGCCCCCGACCGCGACGAGCGCATCGCCGAGATGGTGGCCAGCACCGAGCCCCTCGTGCGGCTGCTGGGCCGGCGCCTGGCCCGCGACAACCGGGACAACACCGTCATGCTGGAGGTGCTGACGCGGCGCTACTACGGCAACAAGGGCCTGGCCGACGTCCGCACCCGCACCGCCGCCGACTGCACCTTCACCGTCGCCCGGCGCGCCGACTCCAGCGTCGCCTCGGCCGCGGTGAGCTTCACGGACCTGAGCCAGGCCCTGCGCGGACTGGCCGAGCTCGCCGGCGACGAATCCGCGGTCGACGCCGACATCTACCTCGCCTGGGAGCACCAGCCCGACGACTCCGAGGACATGGCCCAGGCCCTGGCCGACGCGCTGGCCCGGCACCCGCTGCCGGCGGGGGTGCGCCGGCTCACCGCCACCGTCGCCGGCCGCAGCGGCGCGGTGATGCACCACCACTTCACCTTCCGCCCTTCCGGCACCGGCATGGCCGAGGACCGGCTCATCCGCGGCCTGCACCCCTACATCGCCCAGCGCATGCAGATGGAGCGGCTGCGCCACTTCGACCTCACCCGGCTGCCCTCGGCCGACGAAGAGGTCTACCTGTTCCAGGCCGCGGCCCGCGAAACCCCCTCCGACGAACGCCTCGTCGCGTTCACCCAGGTGCGCGACCTGACCGAGCTGCGCGAGAACGACGGCCGGCTGGTCGCCCTGCCCACCGCCGAGAACGCCGTCGCCGCCTGCCTGGACGCCATCCGCCGCGCCCGGTCGCGCCGTCCCGCCAAGAAGCGCTTCGACACCAACCGGATCGTGGTCTACGTCTGGCCGCCGGCCGAGATCACCCGCACCGAGCTGCAGACCATCGCCGACCGCGTGCTGCCCACCACGGCCGGCGCCGGCCTGGAGGAGATCCTGGTGATCGCCCGCTGGCGCGACCCCGCCACCGGCGAACTCACCAAGACCAGCGTGCGCGTCACTTTCGACGCCACCGGCCACACCGAACTGACCGTCGGCCCGCCCCCGACCGACCCCGTCCAGCCGCTGGACGACTACCGGCAGAAAGTGCTGCGCGCCGCCCGCCGCAACACCGTCTACCCCTACGAACTCACCGGCCTGCTCGGCGACTTCACCGAGCACGACCTCGACGACGACAACGCGCTGGCGCCGGTCGACCGCCCCAAGGGCCGCAACAGCGCCGCGATCGTCGCCGGCGTGGTCACCACCCCCACCCGCCGCCACCGCCAGGGCGTCACCCGGGTGGTGCTGCTGGGCGACCCCACCAAGTCGCTGGGGGCACTGTCGGAACCCGAATGCCGCCGCGTTATCGCCGCCCTGGACCTGGCCGAGCGCATGGGCGTGCCGCTGGAGTGGTACGCGCTGTCGGCCGGCGCCCGCATCTCGATGGAATCGGGCACCGAGAACATGGACTGGGTGGCCGCCGCCCTCAAGCGCATCGTCGAATTCACCCAGGACGGCGGCGAGATCAACGTCGTGGTCGCCGGGATCAACGTCGGCGCCCAGCCGTATTGGAACGCCGAAGCCACCATGCTCATGCACACCAAGGGCGTGCTGGTGATGACTCCGGACTCGGCGATGGTGCTCACCGGAAAGCAGTCGCTGGACTTCTCCGGCGGCGTCTCGGCCGAGGACAACTTCGGCATCGGCGGCTACGACCGGGTGATGGGCCCCAACGGGCAGGCGCAGTACTGGGCGCCCGACCTGGCCGGGGCGCGCGACGTACTGATGCACCACTACGACCACACCTACGTCGCCCCCGGCGAGAGCGCGCCGCGCCGGTCCGCCACCTCCGATCCCGCCGACCGCGACGTGTGCGCCTTCCCCCACGCGGTGGAAGGCAGCGACTTCACCACCGTCGGCGAGATCTTCTCCGCCGACGCCAACCCCGAACGCAAGAAGCCCTTCGACATCCGCACCGTGATGCGGGCGGTCTCCGACCAGGACCACCCGGTGCTGGAGCGCTGGGCCAACATGGCCGACGCCGAGACCGCCGCCGTGCAGGACGCCCACATGGGCGGCATGCCGGTGTGCCTGCTGGGCATCGAGTCGCGGTCGGTGCCCCGCGGCGGTTTCCCGCCCACCGACGGCCCCGACGCCTACACCGCCGGAACCCTGTTCCCGCGCTCGTCCAAGAAGGCCGCCCGCGCCATCAACGCCGCCAGCGGCAACCGGCCGCTGGTGGTACTGGCCAACCTGTCGGGCTTCGACGGTTCGCCGGAGTCGATGCGCAAACTCCAGCTGGAGTACGGCGCCGAGATCGGCCGCGCGATCGTGAACTTCGACGGTCCCATCGTGTTCTGCGTGATCTCGCGCTATCACGGCGGCGCGTTCGTGGTGTTCTCCAAGGCGCTGAACCCGGATATGACGGTGCTGGCGGTGGAGGGCTCCTACGCTTCGGTGCTGGGCGGGGCGCCGGCGGCCGCGGTGGTGTTCTCCGGTGAGGTCGACTCCCGCACCGCCGCCGACGATCGCATGCGCGAACTGGAAGCCCGCGCCGAAGCGGCTTCCGGCGCCGACCGCGCTGCGCTGACCGCCGAGCTGGACGAGCTGCGCTCGTCGGTGCGCGCGGAGAAGCTCGGCGAGGTGGCCGCGGAGTTCGACGGTGTGCACGACGTCCACCGCGCCGTCGAGATGGGATCGGTCGACGCGGTCGTCGAGGCCGCGGATCTGCGCCCGCGCATCATCGAAGCCATCGAGGCCGGACAGGGCTGA